The sequence GAAACGGATTTCAAAGGTAGGAATTAAGTGTATGACTGCTTGTATCCTCAGTACAGTGCTCCCACAACCCTATCTTGAACAAATTATTGAAACGTTAGAGGTGCTTGATTAACTCCAAGAATATTAAATTAATAGCCCTAACTACCATGCCTCCGTGTTTCTcccatgaagaaaatattaaagTGTTGGAGATTCTTGATTAACTCCGAGAATATTAAAATCTTAATGAAACGTTTCATTTCCTGTCTTCTTCCAAGGATATATTGCCATGTCATCAAACTTTTTCTCTcccacaccccacccccccccacccccccattTGCCTCCGAGAATATCACAACAATCATGCGGTCAGTCTTCAAGGATTAATCTTGAAAATAGgagcactcagtaatattataGGTGAATGGTGTATGGTGTGTAAAGGACGAGTTGAGATCAGAAAAAAAACCAGGAGCGTTATTTAATATAACATGGACATACTTCCATCAAATATGTCCATCGAAAGTGAAGTTCTAATTTTTGGACAGTTGTAAATTAATACAATATCAAATCTGAATTTTACTATTCTGTCATTTGCAGAAGGAAGGCATTGAAACTACATTTCACAAAGGATACTATCACCAACGCAActgtttttttgttggtttttttggaAATTTTCAAATCATCGTTGTTGAAGTCATTCTAGAAAACATCTGTCAGTGGTAGTAGTGGTCAGTGCAGGACATCTGTCTGTGGCAGAAATGGTCAGTGTGCCAAGAAATTATCTCAACCGTCTTGATTTCCTCACACCGATCACCATCGGCCCCTATCGTACTCTTCCCAGCTCGTATTGATCTATGGAGCCTAGTATGCCTTGTTTGGTTGTTAAGTGAATCGTGATGGCAATCAGTGGCTGACTGACGTGTAGCTGACAAACGAATCCCATTCACTGCATTGAATTTATTAAATGCTGGATATCATATGGACCTCTATGGATCAGTAGCGTGTGCTTTCGAAATAAAGAGCAACGGTTGTGTTTTCCTTCCGTGAGGTGTATTCATCATTGTGCTGACATATTGATCGGATAGTATTTCTCAACCACCCATCTCTGTAGGGCACTGTATAAGTACCACAGCTACACGTAGGTCTCATTGTATAAACAGTCCCAAGGGGGCACAAGTATGAAGAGTTGAGACAGAAGCGTGTTTCACTCTACATATACCTGAACAAAACACAGGTAACCGGTTTTACCATTTACTTCCATCGCCATTAGGAAAAACTGAATTTATGGTTGAGACAGTTTCCAGTGGAATAATAATTTCATGGTAATATCATAATTATCTCACACGCATGGATAATTCACGTAAATGTCCATTTTGTACGATCATTGTGAATGGAATATGCATTGTTAAAACAAATTGAATAGTTGTGTGAATCATGTCCATGAATTTTTACAAGAAGTGCATGTTCGCAATGATGTCTTCGGTTTCCATTGAATATTAACAGTGCGTGGCattgtaaggataatgtggCAGATGGAACTACAACGGTGCAGAGAACAATAGGATTTATGGTGGTGCATGGACTATACGAGAAGATGGAATTAGGCCCAAGGGAGACAGATCCAGGCTCATAAATTTGACTTCGAGGAAAACAGGTGGATCGCCTTAACAAGTTGTTCGCTTAAAGGATGTATTCGTGTTCTGagtcattttgaaatattttcttaatcTCTACCTTTGGTAATCATTGCCTGGACTGTGACTTTCATGGATTGATGAGTGCCAACTGTGCTGCGCGAGAGATTGGTGGTCACGCTTGAAGGATTATTAAGGTGGATATTGTGGACGAACAACACCTTCTTGAAGAATATCAAGCATCGTTCAGCATTTTTGAGTGACATAGTGATAAAACTGCAATTCACTTTTTAAGGCGGAACTCAAGAATTGTTCTACTATTCCTGCAATTGATGTGTATCGGATTCAGAGGAGGAAGTACACTTCATATGATCCTGGTAATGCCCTCTTTGTTTCGATGACGATGTCATACGATATAGGTACCAGATCAGGAGATTACGTTCATTGCACCTGAGGTTAGAGGTCTTGATGATGGAATTGCTCAGTTAGAGAAGTATCACAAATCAGAATATTATGAAAGGAACATTTTCTGTAGTAGATGCATGACATCATGAGAGGAAGATTTCAAATTCCGGACACTGATGGACATCTGGTTTAACGTCTTGAGCCACTACTGTGTCACATACGTTGTTTCTTCAGCCCAAAGCACATCACTGACGTTGAAGTGTGATCAATTACAAAACGCCCATTCCATACACGTGTCATATTGAGATGAAATCAACAGTTGATTATTTCAGGTACTGTTAGTTATCCATATACACGTGATACAAGCGTGTCGTTCCCAAACGATTCGGATGATGCGATAAAAATCCGCGCTTAATGTTGAGCTTCATACAGTCCAGCAACGTGACATCTGTCAACTTCGTCAGCTGAAACGGACCCGCACAGACTGCAACGGCTTCGCCGGCGTTGACTGAACCTGTGGTACGGCCGCATTTTGTGAGATATCCAGACAGAGGAATAATGTAATGATCCGCTAACTGTGGCACGTGCTCCGTTATTGAGTCTTTGGATAAATCTGGGAATGCCAGTCCTATGTTAGGGATTGTACGAGCGTTACAGTTTCCTCGCTGAAGAGCTGATTCACGAACAACTGAACACGAATTCTGTTATCTTCAAGGTAGGGTATAGACGAATTTTCTCTTTTAATATCTTTTAATGTGAACTAAACGATTCATAATATTTTACTCGTTCCTTATGTTATGTGCTGTTATATAATTATTTTAATGGAAGATGTTTTTATCTAAAATATATTATCGTCTTTGTTGAAGAAGAAAAGTTTAAATGATAACGTTATTAGTGTTAATCACCGGACTAAACGTTTTTTATCTTAACCACCGTACATGACAGATACCGTGCTTATCTCAGTTGGCGATTATATTAATTATATAGACGCCGCATCTCTACTGCGAGGGTCCacactcatgatgttaatcactggttcGCCATATTGCTGTGACAGTTCTCACTGAAGTCTTTCAAACATCACACTTCACTTTGAGATATTCTCTGTAAATACTTGAATTAAGGGAAGAtttgttatttagtttcttCTTCTTGTTTGGTGGTATCATCGTTATGCCGCATTGAACAGTTCATGCTGAAAACGTACAGCTTTAAGGGATGATTCTGTCGCGCAGCCTGTGTGATATGTGCCTGTGACGTTTTGATAGCTCTAGctgaaaatgtatacattttatcACTATTGCGTCATAAAAAGTGTAAATTTCagagttagaatttgtcttcagcagccTATGACTGTAAATGGAttctaacgagatcgggtgatcagactcgctgatttggttgacacttgtcagttGCAAAGACCgctgcgcatgctgttgatcactgggttgtctggtccaggcttgagtATTTTCAAAGTGCTGCAATATAGCTGGGTGAGTATGTGAGTTTAATGTTATgtagcactcaacaatattccagccatatggtggcggtctgtaaataaacaagtctcgaccagacaatccagtgatcaacagtacaaACATCGATCTgatcaattgggaaccgatgatatatgtcaaccaagtcagcgagcctgaccacccggtcccgttagtcacccCTTAAGACAAACAGGATACTGAGGTTCAgtgttctaacccggaccttcacgggtagcaaTACTGGTGGTCATATCAAATGTTTGAATCATAGCATAGGAAGGGatcattttcagtttaaatgtttaTTCTGACAACTATTCGGAGGCTTAGAGTTTGTCTAGTTATTACAGCTCATTGCTCTTATAGGCTGTGGTTAAAGACTCATATTCGCTCCTCAAAGTTCTTGTCAGCTATCCCTACTTTCCAATTCCAGGATAATATCGAAACTGTCATCACGATCCCAATTCAGACACTTGTCGTTTtggatgaaatatttctttaagtTCAGTATGAATATTTTGATTCGTATCCGCAAAGCTTAATTATGTTATGCTTGTGAATGTGAGTCTGTGTGTATTTGTACGATATATGACGACGCTGTCTGCTCCCGATAACCAACTAGGGCTGGGACGATACACAATGTCACGATGCGATGCACACACgttcacgtatacatacatacatgcatgcatgcatgcatgcatgcacgcatacatacatacatacatacatcttgaAAGACAGACACAGTAATACGATttataatgtttcatttcaaggtatttgtgtataaatatataacGATGACACTATTGTAATAAACAAGCATGCAATTGTATCATACTTGAGCATTTTCCTTTACGTAAgtacttaaaaatatttcagataataGTAGATTGAAGAAACGTCGTGCATCGATACACCAGTCGACGATACGATAGCTGTGTCAAACTTATATGTATCGTGATGTATCGTTGCAATGGTGAATCGTCCAGACCCTCTAATCAACTGAGGGAAACCCTTCCGTCATGCGTTACATACTGTCAAGTACcattgaagatccgggttagaattccTCTTCAGTAACCTATCCGTCTTGTatgagacgactaacgggatcgggtagtcacgTTCGCCGGACTTGCTTGACaaatgatgctgttgatcactggattgtctggtccacattcgattagtaacacaccgccgccatacagttggaatagtATTCAGTGCGGCGGAGAAATGAACgcattcactcgctcactcaatcaTTTGGAAATGTCACAACCCACTGATTGCTGTCTGAACCCCATATTCACCCCAAACTTGGTCCCTGTCTTTCAAGCATGGCACCATGCCGAGTGCTTCACCAAGGAACAAATCGTGTTTGACCTAAACGACACGACATTGCTGTCACCGTCGGTAGTGATGTACAGCGGCGTGAACTCCAACCCACGCCGTCACAGCGTTCAAGCTGACCGAAAACAGTCTCAAAGAATTGCTATTACCCAGACATAATGAAGTTGTCATATCACGATCCGTAACATTTGTGTTGTAGACACTCGAAAGGTCAACAGCAGAATGTTCCCCAGTAGACAACGTTCATTAAAAGTGAGAAACTCTTGAAAATTTTTAATTAGTTATTAGACGAGGCATGATATAACAGtaataataaatttcaaattAATGAACATTTTTAACATGTCTTTCTGTTTGAACAAGCCAGAGAAGACTACTCCATATCGGGATAATACTGGGCAAAGAAGAGCTCGGAGTTGTAGCCGTTGGAACCAATCTCCTTCAGTTCATCAAAGCACAGCAAGACTAGTTGAGGACCTGTGGATATTTTCCTAATGTTCTAAACGGAGCTACATTGACAGGAGGGACTACTCGGATAGCACACAAGTATTCTTGGAATGAAAAGTGAGTATTGTATGCGTGTTAACTGATATTGATATAATTCCTTGTCTATAATATTCCAACAAGTGGATAGTGTCTGATCTTTGGATCTTCATTACAAGAGTCTGTGGTTAAGGAGTGATCGGCTAAGTGATTCGGATACTGCGCACAGGTTggatatacagaaaatattggaattatttcaaaacaatattcttGGAATGATGGGGATTTTGCGTCTCGCAgcgatttttatatttttggttCCCATGGCAACTGCAGACAACAGCATTGCCAAAATCGCCGTGTTGTTACCAGCGGATGAACGGCACATGTTCTCAATTAAACGAGTGGCACCCGGGTTGGAAGTAGCAAAGGAAAGTGTCAACAAGACAGGAATCTTGACAAGCACCGAGCTCACCATCCAATATGGTGATTCCAAATGCTCTAACGCTGAAGGAATGAACCAAGCCGTGACGTTCTACGCAGACAAGAACGTCGACGTCTTCTTCGGACCATGCTGCGACTATGCCGCTGCGCCTGTTGCTAGGCAGGTGGCATACTGGAACACACCGTTGCTAACAGCCGGTGCCATGGCCAAAGATTTCGGAACAAAGGCCAAGAAGGAGTTTTCTGTGTTAACCCGTGTTGGTGCTAATTTCAATTCTCTTGGAGATTACTTGATAAAGGTGTTTCACTACTTTGACTGGAGTCGTATCATGTTGCTGTATAACCCTAACGGCAGAGAAAATGTCATGCACCGATTCTGTCACATTGCTACAGATGGTGTTCACTTTGCTCTTAGAACTTCAAAGAACTTTACCCACACTTTCCACAAGTTCCACAAGATCGAAGAAATCATTGACAGCCTTCCCGAAAAGCTTGGCAGGGACTATGGAGGTAAGGCTTATTTTTGTGTCTTGAGGTCAATTTTTACCTTGGTTTAAATTGTCTCTGAACTTTTTCATCACATATTGCCATGTACGTCACACACACGACAATATCGTCCAGATTGTTTTCTTCCAGAGTTTCACTCACACAccatgaaagaaaacaacatatgtatgtatattttgtaaaatgttttccATGTGAAAGTTTTCTTCCAGTGCTGTCCAACAAGAACAATTCACCTTGTGTAACGCTCTTGTACCATACCAAGTGCTATGTTGAAGATCTGCTTGAGATCTGTTCTAACATGTTCTTCACTTGGGACACAACGATATAAATTCGTCGCGGTAAATGACACCTGTTGATTATGGCGACTACTGCCGGTGCGAGGCGTATCAAAACACGATTGTTGAATGCATCTGTTTGCGTTATAGCCATGGAGCTTACCACATTAATGCATTTCTttccatttaaaaaaatgaataatgaagaatatatatacaatatatcgCATATAATACCAGTTTTGATAACATGGGGGATAGAATGGTGCGACTCTTATGTGGGTAGTAGCATGTTGTATGTGCGCAATTAATGACAACGGACTAAAAGAAATCTCTAAAATGTTGTTAAAAAGTTAATCAAAGTTTTTGTAAATGAACAAGAACTAATGTTGAAACAACAGGTTGAATACATCTGCTAAAAGAGTTTCAAGTGAAGTGTAAACACTTTGTTTGCAAAGTAGTATACCCACCAAACCATCGGGAAACGGCATGATGAAACTGATGTACGGCTTTAACCCGAACTCTCATATAGTTTCATAACAAATAGTTTACTCCACGCATAACTCATAACTGTTTTGTCAGCATAAAAGGAACGGATGTACTCGTCCGTAAAGATGAATGTAAACACCAACGTCAATGGCTTCAGGGGTGTCCGTATTGAATAGTCCTCGGAGAGATGCGAGGATCGAGAAGAAGATAATATCGATAATGTATTGATTTGTAAATATCTGTAGAAATGTGCATTTCCATTAATCGTAAAAATATATGGAGATATCTCCCTGTGCACAAAATGTCAAAGACAATGGGTAGTCTGAAACGACAGAAACCATTGTCAAAGGATGCGTTGTTTCACATTCATTTCAATCCAGATATCAAGTTCGCTATGGCCAAATGTCCGATTCTGATCATCTGATCATAAACTCGTCTATGTATTTATATTCCCAGAACTGTGAGGTCATGGGCCTATGAGTACAAAAATACCTCACCGGTGGAGACATGACATACGTCTTTAGCAGTATCTCTATTTCCAATACTGTGGGGTCACGGACCTACGAGTACAAAAACACCTGATTGGTGCAGCCATTTCATATGTCTTTGGTAGTATCTCTATTCCCAGTACTGTGAGGCCATGGCCCTATGGGTCCAAAACACCTGATTGGTGCAGACATGGCATATGTCTATAGTAGTATAATATATGTGTATTCCCAGTGCTGTGAGGCCATGGCCCTATGAGTACAAAACGCCTGATTGGTGCAGACATGGCATATGTCTATAGTAGTATAATATATGTGTATTCTCAGTACTGTGAGGTCATGGCCCTATGAGTACAAAACACCTGATTGGTGCAGACATGACATATGTCTATAGTAGTATAATATATGTGTATTCTCAGTACTGTGACGTCATGGCCCTATGAGTACAAAACACCTGATTGGTGCAGACATGGCATATGTCTAAAGCAGTATATGTATTCTCAGTACTGTGAGGTCATGGCCCTATGAGTACAAAACACCTGATTGGTGCAGACATGACATATGTCTAAAGCAGTATATGTATTCTCAGTACTGTGAGGTCATGGCCCTATGAGTACAAAACACCTGATTGGTGCAGACATGGCATATGTCTATAGTAGTATAATATATGTGTATTCTCAGTACTGTGAGGTCATGGCCCTATGAGTACAAAACGCCTGATTGGTGCAGACATGGCATATGTCTATAGTAGTATAATATATGTGTATTCTCAGTACTGTGAGGTCATGGCCCTATGAGTACAAAACACCTGATTGGTGCAGACATGGCATATGTCTATAGTAGTATAATATATGTGTATTCTCAGTACTGTGAGGTCATGGCCCTATGAGTACAAAACACCTGATTGGTGCAGACATGGCATATGTCTATAGTAGTATAATATATGTGTATTCTCAGTACTGTGAGGTCATGGCCCTATGGGTCCAAAACACCTGATTGGTGCAGACATGACATATGTCTATAGTAGTATAATATATGTGTATTCTCAGTACTGTGAGGCCATGGCCCTATGAGTACAAAACGCCTGATTGGTGCAGACATGGCATATGTCTATAGTAGTATAATATATGTGTATTCTCAGTACTGTGAGGTCATGGCCCTATGAGTACAAAACACCTGATTGGTGCAGACATGACATATGTCTATAGTAGTATAATATATGTGTATTCTCAGTACTGTGACGTCATGGCCCTATGAGTACAAAACACCTGATTGGTGCAGACATGGCATATGTCTAAAGCAGTATATGTATTCTCAGTACTGTGAGGTCATGGCCCTATGAGTACAAAACACCTGATTGGTGCAGACATGACATATGTCTAAAGCAGTATATGTATTCTCAGTACTGTGAGGTCATGGCCCTATGAGTACAAAACACCTGATTGGTGCAGACATGGCATATGTCTATAGTAGTATAATATATGTGTATTCTCAGTACTGTGAGGTCATGGCCCTATGAGTACAAAACGCCTGATTGGtgcaaacatgacatatgtctATAGTAGTACATGTATTCTCAGTACTGTGAGGCCATGGACCTATGAGTACAAAACACCTGATTGGTGCAGACATGACATATGTCTATAGTAGTATATGTATTCTCAATACTGTGAGGCCATGGCCCTATGAGTACAAAACACCTGATTGGTGCAGACATGACATATGTCTATAGTAGTATATGTATCCCCAGTACTGTGAGGCCATGGCTCTATGAGTACAAAACGCCTGATTGGtgcaaacatgacatatgtctATAGTAGTATATGTATTCTCAGTACTGTGAGGTCATGGCCCTATGAGTACAAAACACCTGATTGGTGCAGACATGACACATAATTATATATTATGGCAGCTTGTACGGTATATGCAATCTTAATATGACAAGATTGATTTCTTTTTTGGAAATGCATAGAGAAAATATTTAGCAGTCTTCAAGATCATGTTTACCTTTTTCGATGATAACAGGGAATTAAATTTTAGTATATTATGAGAGACATAGAATTGCATCAGCAAATACTTAAGTCTTAATTCAATATAGGCTGGTCACATAAGTAAGAAGTGGTATTCATTTTCGATTACATTTAAGTTACATATGATTCATTTTCTTTGTTATTATAGAAGCGACCTTTTTCAATTTCTAAATTTGGGAACATAACCTAAATCATGATAAAGAAGATCTGTGTTTGAAAACAGTAATATGAGTTAACTCGTCTCTTACAActatcgacccgtgaaggtcccgggaaagaataggtcttcagcaacccatgcttgccataaaaggcgacaatgcttgtcgtaagaagcgactaacagcatccggtggtcaggctcgctgacttggttgacacatgtcatcggtttccaaccgcgcagatcgatgctcatgttgttgatcactggactgtctggtccagactcgattatctacagacctccgccatgtaggtggaatattgctgagtgcggcgtaaaactaaactcactcactcactcgcttacaaCTATTTCTGTTACATTCTTCAACATGCAGAATCACCCTGAGGAAGGAATGGAACTATACACATATTGGTTGAAGTCTCAGTCTATCGTGGTCTGTTTGTCAGTACTGAGGGGCGGGGTGTGGAGAGAAGGTTTCAGTTTCTCGTGAATCACGTCATACTTCCAAGGTTGAACAAACATACTGACATATAATCATTCTTACATGAATACTGGTGGAACACATGTTCATctattattaataatattgaTTGCTGCTCACGCATAATCAATAGAAGCATCAATATACATCTGTCTATAAACATGGGTCATCAATAGATAGATCTGAACACATTTGACTATTTGCTCTGTTGTATAATAGAAAGGATTTGGTGGTGTACATGTGTGAGACTGTGGTAGACTACAATATAGGCGGTTATATTTATGTGACACACTGGGTAACGGTACAATAGAACTGGATTtgtacatgtgtcatccaaaaCTTTGCTTCACatgagatattgtttgtgtcaGATCAAACCATATCTCCCAGGACAGTGTTATGATGACATGAACCTGATGAAATGACAATGCAATGATGACATGACAATGcaatgacatcgctgcactgctAGTCAGAATCGTGCTCAGAGATGTGGAGAGTGTTTTTTGATGATAAAAAGAATCTTGTGCCTTGTGATATTAGAATTAAAAATGTTCTCGACAATCCTCGGatacacgcgcgcgcacacacacacatgcacagtcGACGTTGTGAATCAAATTGTGATACAGTTGGTCACGCACATGTGTGCCACAGTGTGGCATAGAACAATACATTTGGTTATGTTCAGACTGCCAGCAGCTGTCATACACAGAAATGCAGACGTATGACATCAAAAGTACAGACCGTATttgactaaaatatattttgcggTGGACATCTTTTTCTTGTACCTTTTTTTAAAACTCTTTttcgggggtgggggtgggggtgggggtggggtagggATGTGACGGAGTTATGTCAAAAACTAAGGACAAATATACACGTTACTGGGACATGACCAGTTACCTGGCACTTACCACTTCCGCCATAAAGTGCCTCGTTCAGCAAACATGCGTTGCTGGGGGTCTGCAATAACCCTAGGTCGGCTTCGCATGGGTGTTCTCATTCACCAGTGCTTTATACTCTGTACATAACAACAACAGAATGTGTTCGGTGTACGCTATCAACATAAAGGTTACAGGCCCGTGAAGATCGCTGATGGGGAATAAACGGCTATTAAGTACTGAATCACCTCTTGGGGTGAACATAACGGTGCATGCACAATGCGAATTAGTCCCGTGGGCATACACGGTAATATAGGACCCCTGGAGTCTAGGCTGGCCGAGACATCTAATTGTATGGAGTTGACAAGTCGTGTCATCGTGACCCAATGACCGTTCCCTTTGCTCACTCTCTCAACCTCTGCTGCTCAGGGATGAGTGTGTATGGGTTTGCACTGATTTCAATGGATATGgattgtcatttagaaagtcgctattatttatatttgcgtttacacattttcagccgAGTTGGTTAATCCAAGCATTTGCGTTTCAACATCATCAACCATGATCGTGAACACACAATGCCATGTgcaagtggtcagatgtaacatgtgTCATGTTTCGGATTACGCTTTTCTAGTAAGTTACAGATTGTAGTACATTTGTTGGATTCAgtctcatccgggattcgaacccacatatTTGGTCTTTGTACTTAACTAAGCAAGcataatacataatataacacgtcacatttgaccactttctacatggcattgtgtattcatagctttcGTGGGGGCCATGGAGCCGTGCCAATTACACTTTTTATCTGTACACAAGGTCTAGACTGCCAGTTGTCCTTCCATCTTCATTGAAGCCTCGGTGGCGGAGTGGGTTAAACGGCAGACTTTTTGTGTGCTGGAGCTTAGGAGGTGCCTGACACtgaaggtgtgggttcgaatgcCAGACGGGACTGAATCAAACAAAATACTAAAATAGGTGCCTTACCACGAAcgtttaaccccaaatacagcatATATAACATGATTGTGAACCTGTTAACATACAGGATAAAGGTTAATCCAGACCCTTTGCTAATATGGACGATAAACGTGGGCGGTATTTGGCTAAATGATATGACCATGGGCAAGGTGCAACACTCAAAGATAGACACATGGACACTCAAAGATAGACACATGGACACTCAAAGATAGACACATGGACACTCAAAGATAGACACATGGACGCTCAAAGATAGACACATGGACGCTCAAAGATAGACACATGGACACTCAAAGATAGACACATGGACACTCAAAGATAGACACATGGACACTCAAAGACCATCATGGACATACTGATGATATGCAAGTCCATTAAAGGAAAATTGCAATGCAATGCGTCCGTTGAACCTACCTATAATATATTTACCACTA comes from Haliotis asinina isolate JCU_RB_2024 chromosome 13, JCU_Hal_asi_v2, whole genome shotgun sequence and encodes:
- the LOC137259561 gene encoding atrial natriuretic peptide receptor 3-like translates to MATADNSIAKIAVLLPADERHMFSIKRVAPGLEVAKESVNKTGILTSTELTIQYGDSKCSNAEGMNQAVTFYADKNVDVFFGPCCDYAAAPVARQVAYWNTPLLTAGAMAKDFGTKAKKEFSVLTRVGANFNSLGDYLIKVFHYFDWSRIMLLYNPNGRENVMHRFCHIATDGVHFALRTSKNFTHTFHKFHKIEEIIDSLPEKLGRDYGVLSNKNNSPCVTLLYHTKCYVEDLLEICSNMFFTWDTTI